From a region of the Impatiens glandulifera chromosome 4, dImpGla2.1, whole genome shotgun sequence genome:
- the LOC124933489 gene encoding tetraspanin-8-like, producing MFRVSNNLVGILNFITFLLSIPILWVGVWLSRQGTSECERFLDKPVIAIGVFLMVVSLAGLIGACCRITWLLWVYLLVMFLLIVILFCFTIFAFAVTNKGAGESLSGKGYKEYRLGDYSNWLQKRVNNGKNWEKIRSCLQDSKVCQSLIDDGSNTTSDQFFLEHLSSIQSGCCKPSNDCKLEYFGPTIWNTSATSTLDANPDCNLWSNDQSLLCYRCQSCKAGLLDNLKRDWKKVAVVNIIFLIFLIIVYSIGCCAFRNNRKEGHMNNPY from the exons atgtttcgCGTGAGCAATAACCTTGTTGGGATCTTAAACTTCATAACCTTCCTTCTCTCAATCCCAATCCTCTGGGTCGGAGTATGGCTAAGCCGTCAGGGTACGTCAGAGTGCGAGCGTTTCCTCGACAAACCCGTAATAGCAATCGGAGTTTTCCTAATGGTAGTCTCCTTAGCCGGTCTCATCGGTGCGTGTTGCCGGATCACATGGCTACTATGGGTATACCTTCTAGTAATGTTTCTACTTATTGTGATTCTTTTCTGTTTCACAATCTTTGCTTTCGCCGTCACTAACAAGGGCGCCGGTGAGTCTTTATCTGGTAAAGGATATAAGGAGTATCGACTTGGGGATTATTCTAATTGGTTGCAGAAAAGAGTTAATAATGGTAAGAATTGGGAAAAGATTAGAAGTTGTTTACAGGATAGTAAGGTTTGTCAGAGCTTGATTGATGATGGATCTAATACTACTTCTGATCAGTTCTTTCTTGAACATCTTTCGTCTATTCAG TCGGGTTGCTGCAAACCTTCAAATGACTGCAAATTGGAGTATTTTGGGCCAACAATATGGAATACTTCAGCCACTTCCACATTGGATGCTAATCCTGATTGCAACTTGTGGAGTAATGATCAGAGTTTACTCTGCTATCGCTGTCAATCTTGTAAGGCGGGGCTGCTAGACAATCTTAAGCGTGACTGGAAGAAGGTGGCGGTTGTGAACATCATCTTCCTCATTTTTCTTATTATCGTGTACTCGATTGGCTGCTGTGCTTTCAGGAACAACAGGAAGGAAGGACATATGAATAACCCTTACTAG